The proteins below are encoded in one region of Hordeum vulgare subsp. vulgare chromosome 3H, MorexV3_pseudomolecules_assembly, whole genome shotgun sequence:
- the LOC123439126 gene encoding uncharacterized protein LOC123439126, which produces MTLLAAITSPAAAAAAANQAFVLTPGAPPPAATTALPAPIDPSEWALAPADPTLATAASFLAASLSANTLTAARFRALLGSFLATLARSLALPVPPAKLVPAVRAATPYLPSTLPPLLASCAARLAEHDLLLALVDARALPHPPTGLLAALADAARPDLLCAVLRQAADLRSADLLAALRCFLSPASDKAYDAMAAVKARWKDAAVLAVNMCVDKATAGVEAARRAAMLLMMGHDGFTSPEVCLHYLFASRNVEDPLVLAAAVSELDGAEVAGLLRYLAKWVGKYSRFPEAQACPEAAGMLKLEQCESVPSLVAVARAMGLVLDQHFSHIVLNAELRQDLLAAGVMAKELAVEAESSGPILDLLRHMLQAV; this is translated from the coding sequence ATGACGCTCCTCGCCGCCATCACCAGCCCGGCCGCGGCCGCAGCCGCCGCCAACCAAGCCTTCGTGCTCACCCCGggggcgccgccgccggccgcgacCACCGCGCTGCCCGCCCCGATCGACCCCTCGGAGTGGGCCCTCGCCCCGGCCGACCCGACcctcgccaccgccgcctccttccTCGCGGCCTCCCTCTCCGCCAACACGCTCACCGCCGCCCGCTTCCGCGCCCTGCTCGGCTCCTTCCTCGCCACCCTCGCCCGCTCCCTCGCCCTCCCCGTCCCGCCCGCCAAGCTCGTCCCCGCCGTCCGCGCCGCCACGCCATACCTCCCGTCCACGCTCCCCCCGCTCCTCGCCTCctgcgccgcccgcctcgccgagCACGACCTGCtgctcgccctcgtcgacgcccgCGCGCTCCCGCACCCGCCGACGGGCCTCCTCGCGGCCCTCGCCGACGCGGCCCGCCCGGACCTCCTCTGCGCCGTGCTCCGCCAGGCCGCCGACCTCCGCTCCGCCGACCTCCTCGCCGCGCTCCGCTGCTTCCTATCCCCGGCCTCCGACAAGGCCTACGACGCCATGGCCGCCGTCAAGGCCCGCTGGAAGGACGCCGCCGTGCTCGCCGTCAACATGTGCGTCGACAAGGCCACCGCCGGCGTCGAGGCCGCCAGGCGTGCAGCGATGCTGCTCATGATGGGCCACGACGGCTTCACCTCCCCCGAGGTGTGCCTGCACTACCTCTTCGCTTCGAGGAACGTCGAGGACCCGctggtcctcgccgccgccgtgtcCGAGCTGGACGGCGCGGAGGTGGCCGGCCTTCTTAGGTACCTCGCCAAGTGGGTGGGCAAGTACTCCAGGTTCCCAGAGGCCCAGGCTTGCCCGGAGGCAGCGGGAATGCTCAAGCTGGAGCAGTGCGAGAGCGTGCCATCGCTTGTGGCGGTGGCCAGAGCCATGGGCCTGGTGCTGGACCAGCATTTCTCCCACATCGTGCTCAACGCCGAGCTGCGGCAGGACTTGTTGGCCGCGGGGGTGATGGCGAAAGAGCTCGCTGTCGAGGCCGAATCTTCCGGTCCGATCCTGGACTTGCTGCGCCATATGCTGCAGGCTGTGTGA